In Rhodococcus rhodochrous, a single genomic region encodes these proteins:
- a CDS encoding NAD-glutamate dehydrogenase has protein sequence MADPAVAQTNSTGSDASPEAVLERIYQSSGEFTTDHGAAALEHVRLGRRRAPDTAVVGVRRTDGMGVAVQIVTDDMPLLVESVLALLSRLGVSVATVIHPVLSARRTAEGDLERLTDEGGRTSGGVAESWMHIELRGPVDDESVEEIDHGLRRVLSDVRQVASDSGEMHALQRDLADALDGLAADPPAHYTADELTETAELLRWLSGGNFTLLGYRRYDFVPDGGDDNVRATPVPGSGRGVLRTDASVADPLDLPGEVGTGRRPLLVLTQGALPATVHRSVYPYFVGVARLDADGAVVGEDRFLGVLTVTALHENILDIPVVSRRVREVVARARVELSSYSGQAMLEIMQTVPRAELFSMDTDTLYETVTAVVDIRRQVRLFVRVDTYGRYISCLVYLPRDRYTTKVRVAIQDILLREFGGGVLDYTARVSERDLALLHVTIRFSGRARREVDTSEENRLRIQAMLAEVTRNWADRLGEAAAATGDLDPLLVQRYAEVVPEAYKEDFGSERALDDLRRLEALDSGDLDTHLYRPGSDDPLSLRFTLYIADETVTLGRILPVLQSLGVEVVDERPYRLPRSDGIDCWIYDFGLCLPEDIEHGIVETDPTLADRLTDTFTVAWRGAVETDRFNQLVLRAGLTWKQVVLLRAYAKYLRQTEFPYSQYNIEGVLLGAPHTAALLVGLFESRFDPEDASAEREQQIAEELTTTIAEVTALATDRILRGLFSLIRATLRTNFYVAGGIGHERPDGRALSLKFDPRRIAELPQPRPAFEVFVYAPDVEGVHMRFGPVARGGLRWSDRREDFRTEVLGLVKAQAVKNAVIVPVGAKGGFVVKRAPRPTGDAEADRRAVRERGERCYRCFIAGLLDITDNLDAARNDTVPPQRVVRHDNDDPYLVVAADKGTASFSDLANSVAAEYGYWLGDAFASGGSAGYDHKEMGITARGAWESVRRHFRELGSDPQTDDFTVVGIGDMSGDVFGNGMLLSRHIRLVAAFDHRHIFLDPDPDPERSFEERRRLFELPRSSWKDYSTELVSAGGGVWDRTAKSVPVGPEVRAVLDLPDDVTALPPPELIRAILRAPVDLLWNGGVGTYVKASTETHADVGDKSNDGVRVDGRELRARVVGEGGNLGVTQRGRIEFARAGGKINTDAIDNSAGVDSSDHEVNIKILLDAMVTAGELAAEDRNPLLASMTGDVAELVLADNISQNAVLGLERAVAPSLLGVHRRMLAALELDRGLDRGLEALPDEAEFDRREAAGEGLTSPELAQLLAHVKLALVDDLLATDLPDNETFASILPAYFPPALRERFRAGIRAHPLRRQIVATMLANTTVDNGGPTYVYRLAEEAGATATDAIRAYTAVTTIFGLPALWDEIRAAGLPVDIEDDLLLESRRVLDRASRRLLATRPQPLAVGAEISRYRDAFARLAPRVADWMRGHHAEDFLRRTRPLLERGAPEELTGVVFRLLDQFPLLDVVDIADIEQRDEAEVADLYYALDARLGVDRLLTAVSGLERGDRWHSLARLALRDDLYGSLRSLVLDVLAGAEPGESTEEMIEDWESSNGSKLVRARAALDEIFASGSLDLATLSVAARQIRGMVRTGASDRR, from the coding sequence ATGGCCGATCCGGCTGTGGCGCAGACAAATTCAACAGGCAGCGATGCCTCTCCCGAGGCGGTCCTCGAGCGGATCTATCAGAGCTCCGGAGAGTTCACCACCGACCACGGCGCGGCCGCGCTCGAGCACGTCCGTCTCGGTCGTCGGCGCGCACCGGACACCGCTGTCGTCGGTGTGCGCCGCACCGACGGCATGGGTGTCGCCGTACAGATCGTCACCGACGACATGCCGCTGCTCGTCGAATCGGTGCTGGCACTGCTGTCCCGGCTGGGTGTCTCGGTGGCGACGGTCATCCACCCCGTCCTGTCTGCGCGCCGCACCGCCGAGGGCGACCTCGAGCGCCTGACCGACGAAGGCGGACGGACCTCGGGTGGAGTCGCCGAATCATGGATGCACATCGAGTTGCGCGGGCCCGTCGACGACGAATCGGTCGAGGAGATCGATCACGGCCTGCGGCGCGTACTGTCCGATGTGCGGCAGGTGGCGTCGGACTCCGGGGAGATGCACGCCCTGCAGCGCGACCTGGCGGACGCGCTCGACGGCCTGGCCGCCGATCCGCCGGCGCACTACACGGCCGACGAGCTCACCGAGACCGCCGAACTGCTGCGCTGGTTGAGCGGCGGGAACTTCACCCTCCTCGGCTACCGGCGCTACGACTTCGTGCCCGACGGCGGCGACGACAACGTGCGCGCGACGCCCGTGCCCGGCAGCGGCAGGGGAGTGCTGCGCACCGATGCCTCGGTCGCGGACCCGCTCGACCTGCCCGGTGAGGTCGGCACGGGTCGCCGTCCGCTCCTCGTGCTCACTCAGGGCGCGCTTCCCGCCACCGTGCACCGTTCCGTCTATCCGTACTTCGTCGGCGTCGCCCGGCTTGACGCCGACGGCGCGGTCGTCGGGGAGGATCGTTTCCTCGGTGTCCTCACGGTGACCGCTCTGCACGAGAACATCCTCGACATCCCCGTGGTCTCGCGCCGGGTGCGGGAGGTCGTCGCGCGGGCGCGGGTCGAGCTGTCGTCCTACAGCGGCCAGGCGATGCTCGAGATCATGCAGACGGTGCCCCGCGCGGAACTGTTCTCCATGGACACCGACACCCTCTACGAGACCGTCACGGCGGTGGTCGACATCCGCCGGCAGGTGCGGTTGTTCGTCCGCGTCGACACCTACGGGCGGTACATCTCGTGCCTGGTCTACCTGCCGCGCGACCGCTATACGACGAAGGTGCGCGTGGCGATCCAGGACATCCTGTTGCGCGAGTTCGGTGGCGGCGTACTCGACTACACCGCGCGGGTCTCCGAACGCGACCTCGCGTTGCTGCACGTGACGATCCGGTTCTCCGGGCGCGCACGTCGCGAGGTGGACACCTCCGAGGAGAACCGCCTGCGGATCCAGGCGATGCTCGCGGAAGTGACCCGCAACTGGGCCGATCGGCTCGGTGAGGCGGCGGCCGCGACCGGCGATCTCGATCCGTTGCTGGTGCAGCGGTACGCCGAGGTCGTGCCCGAGGCGTACAAGGAGGACTTCGGTTCCGAACGTGCCCTGGACGACCTGCGGCGTCTGGAAGCGCTCGACTCCGGCGATCTCGACACGCACCTGTACCGTCCGGGTTCCGACGATCCGTTGTCGTTGCGTTTCACCCTGTACATCGCCGACGAGACGGTCACCCTCGGCCGGATCCTCCCGGTGTTGCAGAGCCTCGGCGTCGAGGTCGTCGACGAGCGACCCTACCGGCTGCCGCGATCGGACGGAATCGATTGCTGGATATACGATTTCGGACTCTGCCTGCCCGAGGACATCGAGCACGGCATCGTCGAGACCGATCCGACCCTGGCGGATCGTCTCACCGACACCTTCACCGTGGCCTGGCGGGGCGCGGTCGAGACCGACCGGTTCAACCAGCTCGTGCTGCGCGCCGGGCTCACCTGGAAGCAGGTCGTGCTTCTCCGCGCCTACGCGAAGTACCTGCGCCAGACCGAATTCCCCTACAGCCAGTACAACATCGAAGGTGTGCTGCTCGGCGCCCCCCACACCGCGGCGCTGCTCGTCGGGCTGTTCGAGTCCCGGTTCGATCCGGAGGACGCCTCCGCCGAACGCGAACAGCAGATCGCCGAGGAACTCACGACGACGATCGCGGAGGTGACCGCCCTGGCCACCGACCGCATCCTCCGGGGGCTGTTCTCGTTGATCCGTGCGACCCTGCGCACCAACTTCTACGTGGCCGGCGGGATCGGGCACGAGCGCCCGGACGGTCGGGCGTTGTCGCTCAAGTTCGATCCGCGACGGATCGCCGAACTACCCCAGCCGCGACCGGCTTTCGAGGTGTTCGTCTACGCCCCGGACGTCGAGGGCGTCCACATGCGGTTCGGTCCCGTCGCCCGCGGTGGGCTGCGCTGGTCCGACCGTCGGGAGGACTTCCGCACGGAGGTGCTCGGCCTGGTCAAGGCGCAGGCCGTGAAGAACGCGGTGATCGTGCCCGTGGGTGCGAAGGGCGGCTTCGTCGTCAAGCGCGCCCCGCGTCCGACCGGTGACGCCGAGGCGGACCGGCGCGCCGTCCGCGAGCGCGGCGAACGGTGCTACCGGTGCTTCATCGCCGGTCTGCTCGACATCACGGACAACCTCGACGCCGCCCGCAACGACACGGTCCCGCCGCAGCGGGTCGTGCGTCACGACAACGACGACCCGTATCTCGTGGTGGCCGCGGACAAGGGCACCGCGTCGTTCTCCGACCTCGCGAATTCCGTTGCGGCGGAATACGGCTACTGGCTCGGTGACGCGTTCGCGTCAGGTGGCTCCGCCGGTTACGACCACAAGGAGATGGGCATCACCGCGCGCGGTGCATGGGAGAGCGTCCGGCGTCACTTCCGCGAACTCGGATCCGACCCGCAGACGGACGATTTCACCGTCGTCGGAATCGGTGACATGAGCGGCGACGTCTTCGGCAACGGCATGCTGCTCAGCCGGCACATCCGGCTCGTCGCCGCGTTCGATCATCGGCACATCTTCCTCGATCCCGACCCCGATCCGGAGCGGTCGTTCGAGGAGCGGCGCCGGTTGTTCGAACTGCCGCGGTCGTCGTGGAAGGACTACTCGACAGAACTCGTCTCGGCCGGGGGCGGGGTGTGGGACCGGACGGCCAAATCGGTGCCCGTCGGTCCCGAGGTGCGTGCGGTGCTCGACCTGCCCGACGACGTCACCGCACTCCCACCGCCCGAACTGATCCGCGCGATCCTGCGCGCACCCGTCGACCTGTTGTGGAACGGCGGTGTCGGCACCTACGTGAAGGCGTCGACGGAAACCCATGCGGACGTGGGGGACAAGAGCAACGACGGCGTGCGCGTCGACGGGCGGGAACTGCGTGCCCGGGTCGTGGGCGAGGGCGGCAATCTCGGCGTCACGCAACGCGGCCGCATCGAGTTCGCGCGCGCCGGTGGGAAGATCAACACCGACGCGATCGACAACTCGGCCGGCGTCGACAGCTCCGACCACGAGGTCAACATCAAAATCCTCCTCGACGCCATGGTGACTGCCGGCGAGCTCGCGGCGGAGGACCGCAATCCGCTGCTCGCGTCGATGACCGGTGACGTCGCCGAACTCGTTCTCGCCGACAACATCTCGCAGAACGCCGTGCTCGGACTAGAGCGGGCCGTAGCGCCGTCCCTGTTGGGGGTGCACCGTCGGATGCTCGCAGCCCTGGAACTCGATCGCGGACTCGACCGCGGCCTCGAGGCCCTGCCCGACGAGGCCGAGTTCGATCGTCGTGAAGCGGCGGGGGAGGGATTGACGTCGCCGGAGCTGGCGCAGCTCCTCGCCCACGTCAAGCTCGCCCTCGTCGACGACCTGCTGGCCACGGACCTGCCCGACAACGAGACCTTCGCGTCGATCCTGCCCGCCTACTTCCCGCCCGCTCTGCGCGAGCGGTTCCGGGCCGGGATCCGGGCGCATCCGCTGCGTCGGCAGATCGTTGCGACCATGCTGGCCAACACCACGGTCGACAACGGCGGCCCCACCTACGTCTACCGGCTCGCCGAGGAGGCCGGGGCGACGGCGACCGACGCCATCCGCGCCTACACCGCCGTCACTACCATCTTCGGGCTACCGGCCCTGTGGGACGAGATCCGGGCCGCCGGGCTGCCTGTCGATATCGAGGACGACCTGCTGCTCGAATCCCGCCGCGTGCTCGACCGGGCGTCGCGCCGGCTCCTCGCCACGCGACCGCAGCCCCTCGCAGTCGGTGCCGAGATCAGCCGTTACCGCGACGCCTTCGCGCGTCTCGCACCGCGGGTCGCGGACTGGATGCGCGGGCACCACGCCGAGGACTTCCTGCGTCGTACCCGCCCGCTCCTCGAACGAGGAGCACCGGAGGAGCTCACGGGCGTCGTCTTCCGGCTCCTCGACCAGTTCCCGCTGCTCGACGTCGTCGACATCGCCGACATAGAGCAGCGCGACGAGGCGGAGGTCGCCGACCTCTACTACGCCCTCGACGCGCGTCTCGGCGTCGACCGCCTGCTCACGGCGGTCTCCGGTCTCGAGCGGGGCGACCGCTGGCATTCGCTGGCACGCCTCGCGCTGCGCGACGACCTGTACGGCTCGTTGCGGTCGCTCGTCCTCGACGTGCTCGCCGGCGCCGAACCCGGGGAGTCGACCGAGGAGATGATCGAGGACTGGGAGTCGTCCAACGGCTCCAAGCTCGTCCGCGCGAGGGCGGCGCTCGACGAGATCTTCGCGTCTGGAAGTCTGGACCTCGCCACCCTTTCGGTGGCGGCACGACAGATCAGGGGCATGGTGCGCACGGGCGCATCCGATCGGAGGTAA
- a CDS encoding acyl-CoA thioesterase, translating to MSGAGEQFGFHTEVMVRWSDMDVFQHINHARMVTLLEEARIPWLFADGRPTRNLREGAVIADLHVRYRGQLRHDDGPLDVLMWTEKVRAVDFTIGYEVRPGGAPVDSAPAVVASTQIAAFDIETQRLRRLTDEERVFLRQWQRD from the coding sequence GTGAGCGGTGCGGGCGAACAGTTCGGTTTCCACACCGAGGTGATGGTGCGGTGGTCCGACATGGACGTCTTCCAGCACATCAACCACGCGCGGATGGTCACGCTCCTCGAGGAAGCACGGATCCCGTGGTTGTTCGCCGACGGTCGCCCCACCCGCAACCTGCGCGAAGGTGCCGTCATCGCCGATCTCCACGTCCGTTATCGCGGGCAGTTGCGCCACGACGACGGTCCGCTCGACGTGCTGATGTGGACCGAGAAGGTGCGGGCCGTCGACTTCACGATCGGTTACGAGGTGCGGCCGGGCGGTGCCCCGGTCGACTCGGCGCCGGCGGTGGTCGCGTCCACCCAGATCGCGGCGTTCGACATCGAGACCCAGCGTCTGCGCCGGCTCACCGACGAAGAACGTGTCTTCCTGCGGCAGTGGCAACGCGACTGA
- a CDS encoding glycoside hydrolase family 13 protein — protein sequence MTPVAHPAAPTSGRGDPASPWWRDAVFYQVYPRSFVDANGDGIGDLAGVRSRLGYLELLGVDAIWLNPVMRSPMADHGYDVSDPRDIDPLFGDIADLEALIADAHARGIRVVMDLVPNHVSVEHRWFRAALEAGPGSRERRRFHFRDGRGPDGSAPPNNWPSVFGGPAWTRVTEPDGTPGQWYLHVFAPGQPDLNWGDEEVVEDLDKTLRFWLDRGVDGFRIDVAHGMAKPADLPDHEGWETNELLGHSRADPRFNNPEVHDIHRRIRRVFDEYPDSVAIGEIWVDDHERFAEYLRPDELHLAFDFHLTLSDWDADAVRDAIEKGLAAVTSVQASPTWTLSNHDVDREVTRYGGDEVGLARARAMILVALALPGTVFVYNGAELGLPNVDLPDEVLQDPVWERSGHTERGRDGCRVPLPWEGGAPPFGFTSAGSAWLPQPPEWSALTVEKQLEDADSTLSLYRRAIEIRTERRRPIDTERRRSEGGEIGWYGSPAGCLAFRRSDGLTCVLNAGDVAVDLPPGEVLLASAPLTGHVLPPDTAAWLA from the coding sequence ATGACTCCCGTGGCCCACCCCGCAGCACCGACCTCCGGACGAGGCGACCCGGCATCGCCGTGGTGGCGAGACGCGGTCTTCTACCAGGTCTATCCCCGCTCGTTCGTCGACGCGAACGGCGACGGCATCGGCGACCTCGCGGGTGTGCGCAGCCGCCTCGGCTATCTCGAACTGCTCGGTGTCGACGCGATCTGGCTCAACCCGGTGATGCGGTCGCCGATGGCGGATCACGGCTACGACGTCTCCGATCCCCGCGACATCGACCCGCTGTTCGGGGACATCGCCGATCTCGAAGCGCTGATCGCCGACGCCCACGCCCGCGGAATCCGGGTTGTGATGGACCTCGTACCGAACCATGTCAGCGTCGAGCACCGCTGGTTCCGGGCCGCGCTCGAAGCCGGACCGGGCAGCCGCGAACGCCGACGCTTCCACTTCCGGGACGGACGCGGACCGGACGGCAGCGCACCACCGAACAACTGGCCGAGCGTCTTCGGCGGACCGGCCTGGACCCGCGTCACCGAACCCGACGGCACGCCGGGCCAGTGGTATCTGCACGTCTTCGCTCCCGGGCAGCCCGATCTGAACTGGGGCGACGAGGAGGTCGTCGAGGACCTCGACAAGACCCTGCGGTTCTGGCTGGACCGGGGCGTGGACGGTTTCCGGATCGACGTGGCCCACGGCATGGCCAAGCCCGCAGATCTTCCCGACCACGAGGGGTGGGAGACCAACGAACTGCTCGGGCACTCCCGCGCCGACCCTCGGTTCAACAATCCCGAGGTGCACGACATCCACCGCCGCATCCGGCGGGTCTTCGACGAGTATCCGGACTCGGTGGCGATCGGTGAGATCTGGGTCGACGATCACGAGCGGTTCGCCGAGTACCTGCGCCCGGACGAACTGCATCTCGCCTTCGACTTCCACCTGACGCTGTCGGACTGGGACGCCGATGCCGTCCGGGACGCGATCGAGAAGGGCCTGGCCGCGGTGACGTCGGTGCAGGCCTCACCGACGTGGACACTGTCGAACCACGACGTCGACCGCGAGGTCACGCGATACGGAGGCGACGAGGTCGGGCTCGCACGGGCACGCGCGATGATCCTCGTCGCCCTCGCGCTCCCGGGAACGGTGTTCGTCTACAACGGCGCCGAACTCGGGTTGCCGAACGTCGATCTGCCCGACGAGGTACTGCAGGATCCGGTCTGGGAACGATCCGGCCACACCGAACGCGGACGCGACGGTTGCCGCGTGCCGCTGCCGTGGGAGGGCGGAGCACCGCCCTTCGGGTTCACCTCAGCCGGGTCCGCGTGGCTGCCCCAGCCGCCGGAGTGGTCGGCGCTCACCGTCGAGAAGCAACTCGAGGACGCGGACTCGACGCTCTCGCTGTACCGCAGGGCGATCGAGATCCGCACGGAGCGAAGGCGCCCCATCGACACGGAGCGAAGGCGATCCGAGGGCGGTGAGATCGGCTGGTACGGAAGCCCGGCCGGGTGCCTGGCGTTCCGCCGTTCCGACGGCCTGACCTGCGTGCTCAACGCCGGCGACGTCGCGGTCGATCTGCCTCCGGGCGAGGTGCTGCTCGCGAGTGCGCCGCTCACCGGACACGTACTGCCACCGGACACCGCCGCCTGGTTGGCGTGA
- a CDS encoding cupin domain-containing protein produces the protein MNTTSIVAVRLDDVELRDDPIDPAWIREGAPVARSGQWATSADRTTTTHVWDCTAGRFDWHFGVDEIVHIVEGSVIVSSADSEPRTLRAGDAALFRAGTTALWEVPEYVRKHAVLRRHLSPVARFTQKVEDRLRLILGR, from the coding sequence ATGAATACGACATCGATCGTCGCGGTCCGGTTGGACGACGTGGAGTTGCGCGACGACCCGATCGACCCTGCGTGGATCCGCGAGGGTGCGCCCGTGGCGCGCAGCGGTCAGTGGGCGACCAGCGCCGACCGCACCACCACCACACACGTGTGGGACTGCACGGCCGGTCGCTTCGACTGGCATTTCGGCGTCGACGAGATCGTCCACATCGTGGAGGGCTCGGTCATCGTCTCGTCCGCCGACTCCGAACCCCGGACGTTGCGTGCCGGTGACGCGGCGCTCTTCCGCGCCGGGACCACCGCGCTGTGGGAGGTCCCCGAATACGTGCGCAAGCATGCCGTCCTGCGTCGTCACCTGTCGCCGGTCGCTCGGTTCACCCAGAAGGTGGAGGACCGCCTGCGCCTGATCCTGGGGCGCTGA
- a CDS encoding globin gives MSDEQTFYEAVGGAETFRRLTARFYEEIARDEIVRPLYPEEDLGPAERRMRMFLEQYWGGPRTYSEERGHPRLRMRHHPFRIGPLERDAWLRCMHTAIASIDEKTLDDEHRRQLVDYMNMAADSMMNSPI, from the coding sequence ATGAGTGACGAGCAGACCTTCTACGAGGCGGTCGGTGGCGCCGAGACGTTCCGCCGGCTCACTGCACGGTTCTACGAGGAGATCGCACGGGACGAGATCGTCCGGCCCCTGTATCCCGAGGAGGATCTCGGTCCGGCCGAACGACGCATGCGGATGTTCCTCGAGCAGTACTGGGGCGGCCCGCGCACCTACTCCGAGGAGCGGGGCCACCCGCGGCTGCGCATGCGTCATCATCCCTTCCGGATCGGGCCGCTCGAGCGCGACGCCTGGTTGCGATGCATGCACACCGCGATCGCGTCGATCGACGAGAAGACGCTCGACGACGAGCACCGCCGGCAACTCGTCGACTACATGAACATGGCGGCCGACTCGATGATGAATTCCCCGATCTAG
- a CDS encoding HNH endonuclease, translated as MKHSNSSHRQLPPADAPAGVPGATTLRVVHDSTATVPDWLKRRVLLLNATYEPLTALPARRAVVLMAGGKADTVHDDPLAPLVRSAEWSVQLPSVIRLRNYVRVPYHARVPLTRAALMHRDRNRCAYCGGKAETIDHVVPRSRGGEHTWENCVACCAPCNHRKADKLLTELGWTLRVVPNPPKGRHWRLLATLPELHPTWLPYLGEGAA; from the coding sequence ATGAAGCACAGCAACAGCTCGCATCGACAACTCCCGCCCGCGGACGCCCCTGCAGGGGTGCCGGGGGCTACCACACTGCGCGTGGTGCACGACAGCACCGCGACGGTACCCGACTGGTTGAAACGTCGAGTGTTGCTGCTCAACGCCACCTACGAGCCGCTCACCGCCCTGCCCGCCCGCAGGGCCGTGGTCCTGATGGCCGGGGGCAAGGCCGATACCGTGCACGACGATCCGCTCGCCCCGCTCGTGCGGTCGGCAGAATGGTCCGTGCAGCTGCCGTCGGTGATCCGTCTGCGCAACTATGTGCGCGTTCCGTATCACGCGCGGGTGCCGCTCACCCGGGCCGCGCTCATGCACCGCGACCGGAACCGGTGCGCCTACTGCGGGGGCAAGGCCGAGACGATCGACCACGTCGTGCCGCGCAGCCGCGGCGGCGAGCACACCTGGGAGAACTGCGTCGCATGCTGCGCGCCGTGCAACCATCGCAAGGCCGACAAGCTGCTCACCGAACTCGGGTGGACCCTGCGTGTGGTGCCGAATCCGCCCAAGGGCCGGCACTGGCGCCTGCTCGCCACCCTGCCCGAGTTGCACCCCACCTGGCTGCCCTATCTGGGGGAGGGCGCGGCCTGA
- a CDS encoding membrane protein, with amino-acid sequence MSILETTLIFVGIPLLIVLVFGGLSFVMSKYPGSTPSDDPYTLDRKWEHGPLLWTATDESTHPWKYPHHGHGHAALTSAELIGGTASGKW; translated from the coding sequence GTGAGCATTCTCGAGACAACCCTGATCTTCGTCGGCATCCCGCTGCTGATCGTCTTGGTCTTCGGTGGGCTGTCCTTCGTCATGAGCAAGTACCCGGGCTCCACGCCGTCGGACGACCCGTACACGCTCGACCGGAAATGGGAGCACGGACCGCTCCTGTGGACCGCGACCGACGAATCGACCCATCCCTGGAAATACCCGCATCATGGTCACGGTCATGCCGCTCTGACCTCGGCGGAGCTGATCGGAGGTACCGCAAGTGGCAAGTGGTGA
- a CDS encoding DUF5130 domain-containing protein: MASGDVIQRPAVAPENLPHGAALTASGRISAVRGLGQAFTGAPFKDRDLITLDDTLTHATRITNVRFTVYIGDDVNPAAATDALLPTTPDADNSVLVAVFPNQRSIEIRSGRTAADRATDRVLQLGVTAAVSSFGQGNLLDGITSAVRVIANAMVAP; this comes from the coding sequence GTGGCAAGTGGTGACGTGATCCAGCGTCCGGCCGTAGCGCCGGAGAACCTGCCGCACGGTGCGGCACTCACCGCGAGCGGACGCATCTCCGCCGTGCGCGGTCTCGGTCAGGCCTTCACGGGTGCGCCCTTCAAGGACCGCGACCTCATCACCCTCGACGACACGCTCACGCACGCGACGCGGATCACCAACGTGCGGTTCACCGTCTACATCGGTGACGACGTGAATCCGGCTGCGGCGACCGACGCCCTGCTGCCGACGACGCCGGACGCCGACAACTCGGTCCTCGTCGCCGTCTTCCCGAACCAGCGGAGCATCGAGATCCGCTCGGGTCGCACCGCCGCCGACCGCGCCACCGACCGGGTGCTGCAGCTCGGCGTGACCGCGGCCGTGTCGTCCTTCGGTCAGGGGAATCTGCTCGACGGCATCACCAGTGCCGTCCGCGTCATCGCGAACGCCATGGTCGCTCCCTAG